One genomic window of Bactrocera dorsalis isolate Fly_Bdor chromosome 4, ASM2337382v1, whole genome shotgun sequence includes the following:
- the LOC105222506 gene encoding proton-coupled amino acid transporter 1 isoform X1: protein MIVESENQTYTQVPLEHKPTEANANKAIDDAVQQRSDVEKMAQVKLKKEGENAPEHPPTNYVTTLIHIFKGNIGPGLFAMGDAFKNGGIIVGPILLVVIGVISVHCQHVLVNCSEKMRALTNGVVCADYAETVEQCFANGPVKLRTWSKMMKTIVNIFICVTQLGFCCIYIVFISTNMKQIFDAYEVDIDVHLVMVIMFVPILLTSLITNLKWLMPVSLVASICMVVGLAITIFYALKDGVPSAAERKLYTDGPHLALFFGTAIFAFEGITLVLPLRNAMRKPSDFARTMGVLNMGMTLVTFMFLFAGILGYLKWGEEVGGSLTLNLGDTILAQCVKVMVSIGVMLGYPLQFFIAIQIMLPNAIQIFHFQSRPFTGELLFRTIMVVLTLCIAELVPALGLFMSLIGALCSTALALVFPPMIELLIKRDDNKGPGVWLFTKNIVILILALMGFSTGTYESLSQIVTHFNEAQ, encoded by the exons aACCAAACATACACTCAGGTGCCTTTGGAGCATAAACCCACTGAAGCTAATGCTAACAAAGCCATAGACGATGCAGTGCAGCAAAGGAGTGATGTGGAGAAAATGGCACAGGTCAAGCTGAAGAAAGAAGGCGAAAATGCGCCCGAGCACCCGCCAACGAA CTATGTCACGACGCTAATACACATCTTCAAAGGCAACATTGGACCCGGTCTCTTCGCTATGGGTGACGCCTTTAAAAATGGCGGCATAATTGTGGGACCCATACTGCTCGTGGTTATCGGCGTAATTTCGGTGCATTGTCAACACGTGCTCGTCAATTGCTCCGAAAAGATGCGCGCTCTAACTAACGGTGTGGTGTGTGCTGACTATGCCGAAACGGTGGAGCAGTGCTTCGCAAATGGACCTGTCAAACTGCGTACCTGGTCGAAAATGATGAAAACcattgtgaatatttttatatgcgtCACACAGTtgggtttttgttgtatttacatCGTGTTCATCAGCACAAATATGAAACAG attttcgatGCCTACGAAGTCGATATCGATGTACACCTTGTAATGGTAATCATGTTTGTGCCCATTTTGCTTACCTCGCTCATAACGAACCTCAAATGGTTGATGCCCGTGTCGCTGGTCGCCTCCATTTGCATGGTTGTGGGTTTGGCCATAACCATATTCTATGCCCTGAAGGATGGTGTGCCCAGCGCGGCGGAGCGCAAACTTTACACTGACGGTCCCCATTTGGCGCTGTTTTTCGGCACAGCGATCTTCGCCTTTGAGGGCATAACTTTAGTGCTGCCACTGCGCAATGCCATGCGTAAGCCCTCGGACTTTGCTCGCACCATGGGTGTGCTAAATATGGGCATGACCTTGGTGACCttcatgtttttgtttgccGGTATCTTGGGTTATCTTAAGTGGGGCGAAGAAGTGGGTGGCAGTTTGACTTTGAACCTGGGCGATACTAT TTTGGCGCAATGTGTAAAGGTCATGGTTTCAATTGGTGTGATGCTCGGTTATCCCCTACAATTCTTTATTGCCATACAAATTATGCTGCCAAATGCTATACAAATTTTCCATTTCCAAAGTCGTCCATTCACCGGAGAGCTGCTTTTCCGCACAATTATGGTGGTGCTGACCT TGTGCATTGCTGAACTGGTGCCCGCTTTGGGTCTCTTCATGTCACTCATCGGTGCTCTCTGCTCCACTGCCTTGGCTCTGGTATTCCCACCGATGATTGAGCTACTGATTAAACGCGACGATAATAAAGGTCCCGGcgtctggctgttcaccaaaaATATTGTCATACTCATATTGGCCTTGATGGGCTTCTCGACTGGCACCTACGAGAGTTTATCGCAAATCGTGACACATTTTAATGAAGCACAATAA
- the LOC105222506 gene encoding proton-coupled amino acid transporter 1 isoform X2 translates to MNQTYTQVPLEHKPTEANANKAIDDAVQQRSDVEKMAQVKLKKEGENAPEHPPTNYVTTLIHIFKGNIGPGLFAMGDAFKNGGIIVGPILLVVIGVISVHCQHVLVNCSEKMRALTNGVVCADYAETVEQCFANGPVKLRTWSKMMKTIVNIFICVTQLGFCCIYIVFISTNMKQIFDAYEVDIDVHLVMVIMFVPILLTSLITNLKWLMPVSLVASICMVVGLAITIFYALKDGVPSAAERKLYTDGPHLALFFGTAIFAFEGITLVLPLRNAMRKPSDFARTMGVLNMGMTLVTFMFLFAGILGYLKWGEEVGGSLTLNLGDTILAQCVKVMVSIGVMLGYPLQFFIAIQIMLPNAIQIFHFQSRPFTGELLFRTIMVVLTLCIAELVPALGLFMSLIGALCSTALALVFPPMIELLIKRDDNKGPGVWLFTKNIVILILALMGFSTGTYESLSQIVTHFNEAQ, encoded by the exons aACCAAACATACACTCAGGTGCCTTTGGAGCATAAACCCACTGAAGCTAATGCTAACAAAGCCATAGACGATGCAGTGCAGCAAAGGAGTGATGTGGAGAAAATGGCACAGGTCAAGCTGAAGAAAGAAGGCGAAAATGCGCCCGAGCACCCGCCAACGAA CTATGTCACGACGCTAATACACATCTTCAAAGGCAACATTGGACCCGGTCTCTTCGCTATGGGTGACGCCTTTAAAAATGGCGGCATAATTGTGGGACCCATACTGCTCGTGGTTATCGGCGTAATTTCGGTGCATTGTCAACACGTGCTCGTCAATTGCTCCGAAAAGATGCGCGCTCTAACTAACGGTGTGGTGTGTGCTGACTATGCCGAAACGGTGGAGCAGTGCTTCGCAAATGGACCTGTCAAACTGCGTACCTGGTCGAAAATGATGAAAACcattgtgaatatttttatatgcgtCACACAGTtgggtttttgttgtatttacatCGTGTTCATCAGCACAAATATGAAACAG attttcgatGCCTACGAAGTCGATATCGATGTACACCTTGTAATGGTAATCATGTTTGTGCCCATTTTGCTTACCTCGCTCATAACGAACCTCAAATGGTTGATGCCCGTGTCGCTGGTCGCCTCCATTTGCATGGTTGTGGGTTTGGCCATAACCATATTCTATGCCCTGAAGGATGGTGTGCCCAGCGCGGCGGAGCGCAAACTTTACACTGACGGTCCCCATTTGGCGCTGTTTTTCGGCACAGCGATCTTCGCCTTTGAGGGCATAACTTTAGTGCTGCCACTGCGCAATGCCATGCGTAAGCCCTCGGACTTTGCTCGCACCATGGGTGTGCTAAATATGGGCATGACCTTGGTGACCttcatgtttttgtttgccGGTATCTTGGGTTATCTTAAGTGGGGCGAAGAAGTGGGTGGCAGTTTGACTTTGAACCTGGGCGATACTAT TTTGGCGCAATGTGTAAAGGTCATGGTTTCAATTGGTGTGATGCTCGGTTATCCCCTACAATTCTTTATTGCCATACAAATTATGCTGCCAAATGCTATACAAATTTTCCATTTCCAAAGTCGTCCATTCACCGGAGAGCTGCTTTTCCGCACAATTATGGTGGTGCTGACCT TGTGCATTGCTGAACTGGTGCCCGCTTTGGGTCTCTTCATGTCACTCATCGGTGCTCTCTGCTCCACTGCCTTGGCTCTGGTATTCCCACCGATGATTGAGCTACTGATTAAACGCGACGATAATAAAGGTCCCGGcgtctggctgttcaccaaaaATATTGTCATACTCATATTGGCCTTGATGGGCTTCTCGACTGGCACCTACGAGAGTTTATCGCAAATCGTGACACATTTTAATGAAGCACAATAA